One genomic region from Leptolyngbyaceae cyanobacterium JSC-12 encodes:
- a CDS encoding PMT family glycosyltransferase, 4-amino-4-deoxy-L-arabinose transferase (IMG reference gene:2510097498~PFAM: Dolichyl-phosphate-mannose-protein mannosyltransferase), producing MPTLVWLLLAGLLVRGIIAAWLPPGFDEAYYYLYTQNLDWSYFDHPVMVALTTGFGPWLTGNVSQFTIRLGPLLLYTGSLLLLYLTSVRLFSTRAGVLTVAIASLIPIFIVGFGVLTLPDSPLIFFWSAALYVSVEEFFRESDYHPSYRFAVIGLLVGLACLSKYHGLAIGFGLIIFCLTSPCHRVALRSPWMLLAAGLFLLALSPIVYWNIQHDWVSLRYQSGRAVPDRGYSLLDLLVTFLVGVAYLFPAFGFPLWWVSLQEWGNQWSQKLGIRSQKERARGTCLILWVSLPLMVGFTLMGGYRPILPTWAMPGFWGVTLLLGAQAAEWQGRSPRLVKRWLWGSGLVIVTLLLVALLHLSLGTLQKPSRFAWLGGLIPASADASVQLVDIQQIRQGFKESPTLRTALEQADFVFTSEIFLAGQVGMAIAPLNPPPITCFNDDLRGFAFWSSAEEWVGKNGLYVTSRRLPGVSQYESYFQQIQNIGEIPIQRGGETVEVIRVYKAQNLLKPFPRPNDVNRSTRLR from the coding sequence ATGCCAACCCTGGTTTGGCTACTATTGGCAGGGTTATTAGTGCGTGGGATAATTGCAGCTTGGTTACCCCCCGGGTTTGATGAAGCGTACTACTACCTCTACACCCAAAACCTGGATTGGAGCTATTTTGATCATCCTGTGATGGTAGCGTTAACCACGGGCTTTGGTCCATGGTTAACCGGCAATGTCTCTCAGTTTACGATTCGTCTGGGACCGTTGCTACTCTATACTGGCTCACTGTTGCTCCTGTATCTAACTAGTGTCCGGCTGTTTTCAACTAGAGCAGGTGTGCTGACTGTGGCGATCGCGTCGCTCATTCCCATATTTATCGTGGGGTTTGGCGTGCTCACGCTGCCAGACAGTCCGCTGATCTTTTTCTGGTCAGCAGCACTGTATGTATCCGTTGAAGAATTCTTTCGAGAATCTGATTACCATCCCAGTTATCGGTTCGCTGTGATTGGCTTACTGGTAGGACTAGCCTGCCTGAGTAAATATCATGGGCTGGCGATTGGGTTTGGTTTAATAATCTTTTGTCTCACCAGTCCTTGCCATCGCGTTGCACTGCGATCGCCCTGGATGTTACTGGCAGCAGGCTTGTTTCTTCTGGCTCTTTCTCCAATTGTTTACTGGAACATTCAGCACGACTGGGTTTCGCTGCGCTATCAATCTGGACGGGCAGTTCCTGATCGCGGCTATAGCTTGCTTGATCTACTGGTAACGTTTCTAGTTGGAGTAGCGTATTTGTTTCCCGCGTTTGGCTTTCCGCTGTGGTGGGTGAGTTTGCAGGAATGGGGCAATCAGTGGAGTCAGAAATTAGGAATCAGGAGTCAGAAGGAGCGGGCACGAGGGACTTGCCTGATTTTATGGGTGTCTTTGCCGCTGATGGTAGGGTTTACGCTGATGGGTGGCTATCGGCCAATTTTACCGACGTGGGCAATGCCAGGTTTTTGGGGAGTAACGCTGTTGTTAGGGGCGCAGGCAGCAGAGTGGCAGGGGCGATCGCCTCGGTTAGTAAAACGCTGGCTCTGGGGGTCAGGGTTGGTGATTGTAACATTGTTGCTGGTGGCGCTGCTGCATTTATCATTAGGGACGTTACAAAAACCCAGTCGCTTTGCCTGGTTGGGTGGGCTGATTCCTGCCAGCGCGGATGCCTCTGTGCAACTGGTGGATATTCAACAGATTCGTCAGGGCTTTAAGGAATCGCCCACATTGCGAACGGCTCTGGAACAAGCCGACTTTGTGTTTACCAGTGAGATTTTTTTAGCCGGACAGGTGGGGATGGCAATTGCCCCCCTCAATCCACCTCCTATTACCTGCTTCAATGACGATTTGCGTGGGTTTGCATTTTGGTCATCGGCAGAGGAATGGGTGGGCAAGAACGGATTATATGTAACCTCTAGACGCTTACCAGGCGTGAGCCAGTATGAGTCTTATTTTCAGCAGATTCAGAACATAGGGGAGATTCCAATTCAACGTGGGGGAGAAACTGTGGAAGTGATTCGCGTTTATAAAGCGCAAAACCTGCTGAAACCATTTCCTCGTCCCAATGATGTGAATCGCTCTACCCGTCTGAGATAG
- a CDS encoding S-layer domain containing protein (IMG reference gene:2510097499~PFAM: S-layer homology domain) — MSSPIPPDQRPPRLRDDEPIALVVTLLAFGAIFWWALSQGRSGWDFSSFLPGVTSSPTPTATSFPLPTTTPTVPSSPPVQNRGQGNRGQGTVQGEEATDVTSGSSPQPTTDAIAQAPPTVSPFPPTGQTGVVPASPTPTRPAPAPTLTGEPIPFADVPQNYWAYPFIAALSARGIIGGFPDGKFKPNEPVTRAQFAVQLQKAFTKPDRLPPKQFTDVPPGSQWSNAVDKAVKGNFMSGYPEGDFRPEQKVSRTEAVASMVRGLGLAEPADPEAILQVYSDRNQVPVWARGRMAAAIQAGIFSGDPDTQLLHPNRPATRADIAALVYKGLEFSGSVPKLPPS, encoded by the coding sequence ATGTCCAGCCCTATTCCACCGGATCAACGCCCTCCTCGGCTAAGAGACGATGAACCGATCGCATTAGTTGTCACGCTTCTCGCGTTCGGTGCAATTTTTTGGTGGGCATTGAGCCAGGGACGCTCTGGATGGGATTTTTCCAGCTTTTTGCCAGGGGTTACCAGTTCTCCCACCCCCACAGCTACGTCGTTTCCGCTACCAACCACAACGCCAACCGTGCCCTCATCTCCACCTGTTCAAAATAGAGGGCAAGGAAATAGAGGGCAAGGAACTGTTCAGGGAGAAGAAGCTACAGATGTTACTTCAGGTTCTTCCCCTCAGCCAACTACTGACGCGATCGCCCAAGCCCCACCTACCGTTTCCCCCTTTCCCCCTACTGGGCAAACTGGCGTAGTCCCTGCCTCCCCAACACCAACCAGACCTGCTCCTGCACCCACCCTAACTGGAGAGCCTATCCCCTTCGCGGATGTTCCTCAGAACTATTGGGCGTACCCATTTATTGCAGCCCTCTCAGCCCGCGGGATTATTGGAGGCTTTCCAGATGGAAAGTTTAAGCCAAATGAACCTGTAACCCGTGCCCAGTTTGCTGTTCAACTTCAAAAAGCATTTACCAAGCCTGATCGCTTACCACCTAAGCAGTTTACTGATGTTCCTCCTGGCAGCCAGTGGTCAAATGCAGTGGACAAGGCAGTGAAAGGCAACTTTATGAGTGGCTATCCCGAAGGCGATTTCCGTCCAGAGCAAAAAGTTTCTAGAACAGAAGCGGTTGCATCGATGGTGCGTGGCTTGGGACTGGCAGAACCTGCTGATCCAGAGGCAATTTTACAGGTATATTCAGACCGTAATCAGGTGCCTGTTTGGGCACGGGGACGCATGGCGGCAGCAATTCAGGCAGGCATTTTTTCGGGTGATCCGGATACTCAACTGTTGCATCCCAATCGGCCTGCCACTAGAGCCGATATTGCCGCGCTAGTCTACAAAGGGCTGGAATTCAGTGGTTCAGTCCCTAAGCTTCCACCTAGTTAA
- a CDS encoding putative phospholipid-binding protein, BON family (IMG reference gene:2510097500~PFAM: Putative phospholipid-binding domain) yields the protein MGFFDRIFGGKKDEPAPAPTDAPQGDTIPPERVGLNGEYDQSGLAKRVAKAFDDDASVTDIETLWVAQTGGTVVLKGKVPSQDMLNKFVAIAESVNGATSVDTSQVTVG from the coding sequence ATGGGATTTTTTGACAGAATTTTTGGTGGAAAAAAGGACGAACCCGCTCCTGCGCCCACCGATGCTCCTCAAGGGGATACCATCCCACCTGAGCGTGTGGGGCTTAATGGTGAATATGACCAGAGTGGCTTAGCCAAGCGGGTTGCCAAGGCATTTGACGATGATGCTAGCGTGACCGATATTGAGACATTGTGGGTCGCTCAAACAGGTGGCACGGTGGTTCTGAAGGGCAAAGTTCCCAGCCAGGATATGCTCAATAAGTTTGTGGCGATCGCAGAAAGTGTGAATGGTGCAACCTCAGTTGACACCAGTCAGGTAACGGTCGGTTAG
- a CDS encoding aspartate/tyrosine/aromatic aminotransferase (IMG reference gene:2510097501~PFAM: Aminotransferase class I and II): protein MTTARPSRMDAVQTPVIPIVGEMIRQHPGTISLGQGVVSYGPPAEAIAQISEFLSNPENHKYQSFQGIPPLREAIAAKLKTENGIVIDHTREIVVTAGSNMGFLNAVLAITNPGDEVILQVPYYFNHEMAIAIAGCHPVLVNTDENYQLRPEAIRAAITERTRAIVTISPNNPTGAVYPEAVLREVNDICRLYRIYHIHDEAYEYFTYNNANHFSPGAIAASADHTISLFSLSKAYGFASWRIGYMVIPSHLLMPIMKIQDTNIICPAVVSQYAALGALQVGVKYCKDRLGAIAEVRQLMLTELSQISHLCSIPPTAGAFYFLLKIHSTLDAMQLIERLIREHRVAALPGSTFGIEGCYLRVAYGALPKDTAMAGIERLVKGLKTLVQ from the coding sequence ATGACGACAGCCAGACCTAGTCGCATGGATGCAGTGCAAACTCCAGTGATTCCTATCGTCGGAGAAATGATCCGACAGCACCCTGGAACGATTTCGCTGGGGCAAGGAGTGGTATCTTACGGTCCACCAGCTGAAGCGATCGCCCAAATTAGTGAGTTTTTGTCTAACCCTGAGAACCACAAATACCAGTCATTCCAAGGAATTCCACCGTTACGAGAGGCAATCGCCGCCAAGCTGAAAACGGAGAACGGAATTGTGATCGACCACACGCGAGAAATAGTAGTCACAGCTGGAAGTAACATGGGCTTTTTGAATGCTGTCCTGGCAATTACCAATCCGGGCGATGAGGTGATTTTGCAAGTGCCTTACTACTTCAACCATGAGATGGCGATCGCGATCGCGGGATGCCATCCTGTTTTAGTCAATACTGACGAGAATTATCAGCTTCGTCCAGAAGCTATTCGCGCAGCCATTACTGAACGCACTCGTGCCATCGTCACCATTTCACCCAATAATCCCACAGGAGCCGTTTACCCCGAAGCTGTATTGCGTGAAGTCAATGATATCTGCCGCCTTTACAGGATTTATCACATCCATGACGAAGCCTACGAATACTTTACTTACAACAACGCAAACCACTTCTCACCGGGGGCGATCGCTGCTAGCGCCGACCACACTATTTCCCTGTTCAGTCTCTCAAAAGCGTATGGTTTTGCCAGTTGGCGCATTGGCTACATGGTGATTCCATCCCATCTACTCATGCCAATCATGAAAATCCAGGATACTAACATCATTTGCCCCGCTGTTGTGTCGCAATACGCAGCATTAGGAGCGTTGCAGGTAGGAGTGAAATATTGCAAAGACCGCCTGGGAGCGATCGCGGAAGTCCGTCAACTCATGCTCACCGAGTTGTCTCAGATCAGTCATTTGTGCTCCATTCCACCCACTGCCGGAGCTTTCTATTTCTTGCTCAAAATCCATTCGACACTGGATGCCATGCAATTGATTGAACGGCTCATTCGAGAACACCGAGTCGCTGCCTTGCCTGGAAGCACCTTTGGGATTGAAGGTTGTTACCTGCGCGTGGCTTATGGTGCCCTGCCGAAAGACACTGCGATGGCAGGCATCGAACGACTTGTCAAAGGCTTAAAGACCCTCGTGCAATAG
- a CDS encoding hypothetical protein (IMG reference gene:2510097502) encodes MKNIRGYLASLFDRDLIPTGLKTAFVVGSLLFVINHGLAFWRGEMSQERWVSVLLTYLMPYLVSVYGQYSYRSKVGMKSMKS; translated from the coding sequence ATGAAAAATATTCGAGGGTATCTCGCCAGCTTGTTTGATCGAGACTTGATTCCTACTGGCTTAAAAACAGCATTTGTAGTGGGGTCGCTTCTATTCGTTATTAATCACGGGCTGGCATTTTGGCGGGGAGAGATGAGCCAGGAGCGCTGGGTTTCGGTATTACTAACTTATCTCATGCCATATCTGGTGAGTGTCTACGGTCAATATAGCTATCGCAGTAAAGTGGGGATGAAGAGTATGAAATCTTGA
- a CDS encoding tryptophan synthase alpha chain (IMG reference gene:2510097503~PFAM: Protein of unknown function (DUF561)), whose amino-acid sequence MSILLTLNTALAQGQALKVISGLNNFDRDRVATVIKAADQGGATFVDIAADTKLVHLAKQLTDLPICVSAVEPEKFVSCVDAGADLIEIGNFDSFYAQGRCFKAEEVLALTQATRRLLPSICLSVTVPHILPLDQQVQLAEDLVLAGADIIQTEGGTSSSPAHAGTLGLIEKASPTLAAAYEISRAVTVPVLCASGLSTVTAPMAIAAGASGIGVGSAINKLNSEIEMIAAVRSLVEALATVSRPAVQVQ is encoded by the coding sequence ATGAGCATTCTTCTCACACTAAACACCGCCTTGGCGCAAGGACAGGCTTTGAAAGTCATTAGCGGCTTGAATAACTTTGATCGCGATCGTGTTGCCACAGTCATTAAAGCTGCCGATCAGGGTGGTGCAACATTTGTGGATATTGCTGCTGATACCAAGCTGGTGCACCTGGCAAAACAACTTACGGATCTGCCTATCTGTGTTTCTGCAGTTGAGCCAGAGAAGTTCGTCTCCTGTGTAGATGCAGGCGCAGACCTGATTGAAATTGGCAACTTCGATAGTTTCTATGCCCAAGGTCGCTGCTTTAAAGCCGAAGAAGTCTTAGCTTTGACCCAGGCGACTCGCCGCTTGTTACCCTCCATTTGCCTATCGGTAACCGTTCCACACATTTTGCCTCTGGATCAACAAGTGCAACTGGCAGAAGACCTGGTTCTTGCCGGAGCCGATATTATCCAAACTGAAGGTGGCACCAGCAGCAGCCCTGCTCATGCCGGAACTCTCGGCTTGATTGAAAAAGCCTCTCCCACCTTGGCAGCCGCTTACGAAATCTCTCGCGCTGTAACGGTGCCTGTGCTTTGTGCTTCGGGATTATCCACTGTGACTGCGCCCATGGCGATCGCAGCAGGAGCGTCTGGCATTGGTGTTGGTTCTGCCATCAACAAACTCAATAGCGAAATCGAAATGATCGCTGCTGTCCGTAGCCTGGTTGAAGCCCTGGCAACCGTGAGTCGCCCGGCAGTTCAGGTTCAGTAG
- a CDS encoding hypothetical protein (IMG reference gene:2510097504~manually curated), with product MSQFTPEELHQWQLALAEANRNNIWCHCKQCDAEWVSSDEQAICQQCGSDRVEHIPCWQFPDD from the coding sequence ATGTCCCAATTCACCCCCGAAGAACTGCATCAATGGCAATTGGCACTAGCGGAGGCGAACCGGAATAACATCTGGTGCCACTGCAAACAGTGCGATGCAGAATGGGTATCGTCAGATGAGCAAGCAATTTGTCAACAGTGCGGTAGCGATCGCGTGGAACATATTCCTTGCTGGCAATTTCCAGATGATTAA
- a CDS encoding N-acetylmuramoyl-L-alanine amidase (IMG reference gene:2510097505~PFAM: N-acetylmuramoyl-L-alanine amidase): protein MKTLSSLRFAMLAAIALSPFGFAQAAIAAPGSVVVPTVPSTGSLSNFPTTSRPSTPSLVVPVYSPSQPARNPVVTTPGQLPPVPTVPPLASPPGVNNPSSSQPFSSGLIYRVVVTNASDMAQQQIKTLVPQAFRTSLNGQSVIQAGVFREQTKAIELQQLLNRNNLQATILPGQASQLPTPSPQVNSPSSQPSTSPLPSVPRTSTVVVIDPGHGGRDPGAVGIGGIRESDVVLDISRQVVSLLKQQGVEAVLTRSRDEEIDLAPRVQFAERANADVFVSIHANSFDASRTDVNGIETYYYSGGSGQSLARLVQNSLVQELGARDRGVKAANFYVIRYTSMPAILVETGFVTGSEDAARLASASGRSRIARAIARGILEYIR from the coding sequence ATGAAAACACTCTCTTCTTTGCGATTTGCCATGCTGGCAGCGATCGCGCTGAGTCCGTTTGGCTTTGCTCAAGCAGCGATCGCTGCTCCAGGCTCCGTTGTGGTTCCCACGGTTCCCAGCACTGGCTCATTATCAAACTTCCCAACCACATCCCGTCCCTCCACGCCATCGCTGGTTGTTCCGGTCTATTCACCGAGCCAACCCGCTCGAAATCCGGTCGTGACTACTCCAGGACAACTACCACCTGTTCCAACTGTTCCGCCTCTTGCCAGTCCTCCAGGTGTGAACAATCCATCTAGTTCTCAACCATTCAGCAGTGGGCTAATTTATCGAGTTGTGGTCACGAATGCTTCTGACATGGCACAGCAGCAGATCAAAACATTAGTTCCACAAGCCTTTCGGACTTCGCTGAATGGACAATCAGTGATTCAAGCAGGTGTGTTCCGGGAACAGACCAAAGCCATAGAACTGCAGCAACTATTAAACCGTAACAATTTGCAAGCCACGATTTTGCCCGGTCAAGCCAGTCAACTTCCAACACCTTCTCCCCAAGTCAATTCTCCAAGTTCTCAACCAAGCACCAGTCCTCTCCCTTCTGTGCCGCGCACTAGTACAGTGGTTGTGATTGATCCAGGGCATGGTGGGAGAGATCCTGGTGCAGTTGGAATTGGTGGCATTCGAGAAAGCGACGTAGTGCTGGATATTTCTCGTCAAGTGGTGTCGTTGTTGAAGCAACAAGGCGTTGAAGCTGTTTTAACGCGATCGCGCGACGAAGAAATTGATCTGGCACCCCGCGTGCAGTTTGCAGAGCGCGCGAATGCGGATGTGTTTGTTAGTATTCACGCAAACTCCTTTGATGCCAGCCGCACAGATGTTAATGGCATTGAAACCTATTACTACTCTGGTGGCAGTGGGCAGTCTCTTGCCAGGTTAGTGCAAAACAGCCTGGTACAAGAGTTGGGTGCTCGCGATCGCGGTGTGAAGGCAGCAAACTTCTACGTTATCAGATACACATCCATGCCTGCGATTCTGGTAGAAACTGGGTTTGTAACTGGCTCAGAAGATGCGGCTCGTTTGGCTAGCGCTTCTGGACGCTCTCGCATTGCTAGAGCGATCGCTCGTGGCATTTTGGAATATATTCGTTAG
- a CDS encoding 7-keto-8-aminopelargonate synthetase-like enzyme (IMG reference gene:2510097506~PFAM: Aminotransferase class I and II) → MQVVKEYVQRWYESGLDPDEYICHCKAGNAVEIEDAATGDRRMVLTFCTNDVLGLTNHELVKQAAIDAILQYGTSNSSTSVLSGRIDLHRQLEDEVSKFKHLPHTQLFLNAWMAMQALMDAFCHLAIPVPGFQNTRETLIMTDVLNHGCIVSALANAGTRSGKMFGYSPRVRVKAYRHCNMDDMARKLKRYAKPNDRIMVVSDAVFSMDGDMAPLPDMIDILSNYPDSVLLMDEAHATGAIGSTGGGIYEYFGLKPQDAIDQGVVPLIMTTFSKFGASVGAAISTHVAELKPLLNVSPTSIGTCSLAPPLTAAALQSLRIVQQQPELVVRLQENTRYLRSRLTAHDFMAIGETNVVPVILPSEVNPKLFARELLDYGIWVSPIWFIAKPRIRITVNALHTREEMDRLVAAMVKVRDRAFKPTTISA, encoded by the coding sequence GTGCAAGTCGTAAAAGAATACGTCCAACGTTGGTATGAAAGCGGGCTTGATCCCGACGAATACATTTGCCACTGTAAAGCTGGCAATGCAGTTGAAATTGAGGATGCGGCCACAGGCGATCGCCGAATGGTGTTAACCTTCTGCACAAATGATGTATTGGGATTAACAAACCATGAGTTAGTAAAGCAGGCAGCGATCGATGCCATTTTGCAATACGGCACTTCCAACAGTTCCACCTCGGTACTGAGTGGACGCATTGATCTACATCGGCAGCTTGAAGATGAAGTCTCTAAATTCAAGCATTTGCCCCACACCCAATTATTTCTTAACGCATGGATGGCAATGCAAGCCTTGATGGATGCTTTTTGTCATTTGGCAATTCCAGTGCCAGGTTTCCAAAACACACGAGAAACGCTGATTATGACCGATGTACTGAATCACGGTTGCATAGTCTCAGCCCTTGCAAATGCTGGAACCCGCTCTGGTAAGATGTTTGGCTACAGTCCACGAGTCCGGGTAAAAGCCTATCGCCATTGCAACATGGATGATATGGCACGGAAGCTCAAACGGTACGCCAAACCCAACGATCGCATCATGGTAGTGTCGGATGCAGTCTTTTCAATGGACGGCGACATGGCACCTCTACCCGATATGATTGATATCCTGTCAAACTATCCTGATAGCGTATTATTGATGGATGAAGCCCACGCAACAGGAGCGATCGGTTCGACTGGGGGCGGAATTTACGAATATTTTGGGCTAAAACCGCAAGATGCGATTGACCAAGGCGTCGTTCCTCTGATTATGACGACCTTTTCCAAGTTTGGAGCATCCGTTGGCGCAGCTATTAGCACCCACGTTGCCGAACTGAAGCCGTTGCTGAATGTCTCGCCAACTTCAATTGGAACGTGTTCTCTCGCTCCTCCACTCACAGCCGCCGCGTTGCAGAGTTTACGCATCGTGCAGCAACAACCTGAATTGGTGGTTCGTTTACAGGAGAACACCCGCTATCTACGATCTCGCCTCACTGCTCATGATTTTATGGCGATTGGCGAAACTAACGTTGTACCTGTCATCCTGCCATCCGAAGTGAATCCTAAACTGTTTGCTAGAGAATTGTTGGATTATGGCATCTGGGTGTCACCAATTTGGTTTATTGCCAAGCCACGCATTCGGATCACGGTCAATGCCCTTCACACCCGTGAGGAAATGGATCGATTAGTGGCAGCCATGGTCAAAGTCCGCGATCGAGCATTTAAGCCAACAACCATCAGTGCCTGA
- a CDS encoding hypothetical protein (IMG reference gene:2510097507), with the protein MREIRLKYLIQRINQYLKCNQLLNAHDALHESLRKFSSSAVIAIAHTGDQEHNELIESAKSLLCYGNTETSSIKVPMKRIL; encoded by the coding sequence ATGCGAGAAATTAGACTCAAATATCTGATTCAAAGGATAAATCAGTATTTGAAATGTAACCAATTACTCAATGCACATGATGCCCTTCATGAAAGCTTAAGAAAATTCTCCAGCTCTGCAGTGATCGCGATCGCCCATACAGGTGATCAAGAACACAACGAGTTAATTGAATCTGCCAAAAGCCTTCTATGTTATGGAAACACAGAGACATCTTCTATTAAAGTACCCATGAAGAGAATCCTTTGA
- a CDS encoding metal-dependent hydrolase, beta-lactamase superfamily I (IMG reference gene:2510097508): MSSSSKHFVVNFWGVRGSIASPGPGTVRYGGNTPCVEMQVAGHRLIFDGGTGIRVLGRSLLSQMPVQAHLFFTHSHWDHIQGFPFFVPAFVPGNQFSIYGAIAPDGSSIEQRLNDQMRHPNFPVPLQIMGAALKFVDVEIGKPIQVGDIVVENAPLNHPGQAIGYRVNWQGYAAAYVTDTEHYPDHLDENVLYLARNADVLIYDATYTDEEYHSPTSSKVGWGHSTWQEAVKIAKAAKVKTLVIFHHDPLHDDDFLDEMGEHVAQAFPTGVMAREGMTIHITPLEVPPTETIESVEVSV; this comes from the coding sequence ATGTCCAGTTCGTCAAAACACTTTGTGGTCAACTTCTGGGGGGTTCGAGGTAGTATTGCCAGTCCAGGTCCGGGAACTGTCCGCTATGGAGGCAACACCCCCTGTGTTGAAATGCAAGTGGCAGGACATCGTTTAATTTTTGACGGTGGTACCGGAATTCGCGTATTGGGGCGGTCGTTGTTGTCACAGATGCCTGTACAAGCGCACTTATTTTTTACCCATTCCCACTGGGATCATATTCAAGGCTTTCCATTTTTTGTCCCAGCATTTGTTCCTGGGAATCAATTTTCAATCTACGGAGCGATCGCACCGGATGGTTCCAGCATTGAACAGCGGTTGAACGACCAGATGCGTCACCCCAATTTTCCAGTACCACTGCAAATTATGGGAGCTGCTCTGAAATTTGTGGATGTTGAAATTGGCAAACCCATTCAGGTGGGAGATATTGTTGTTGAGAATGCACCTCTAAACCACCCAGGGCAGGCGATCGGCTATCGGGTGAATTGGCAGGGTTACGCCGCCGCTTATGTGACTGACACCGAGCACTACCCGGACCACCTGGATGAAAATGTGTTGTACCTGGCGCGTAATGCGGATGTGCTAATTTATGATGCAACTTACACGGATGAAGAGTATCATTCTCCCACCTCTAGTAAGGTCGGTTGGGGACACTCTACCTGGCAAGAAGCCGTCAAAATTGCCAAAGCTGCCAAGGTTAAGACCCTCGTTATCTTCCATCATGACCCACTCCACGATGATGATTTCTTAGATGAAATGGGAGAACACGTCGCCCAGGCATTTCCGACTGGAGTGATGGCACGTGAGGGGATGACTATTCATATCACCCCTTTGGAAGTTCCACCCACTGAAACAATTGAAAGCGTGGAAGTTTCAGTCTAA
- a CDS encoding riboflavin kinase/FMN adenylyltransferase (IMG reference gene:2510097509~PFAM: Riboflavin kinase; FAD synthetase~TIGRFAM: riboflavin kinase/FMN adenylyltransferase), producing the protein MRVTLSLTPVLTPTAVALGNFDGVHQGHRQVIQPILKPLRQTGETLCKTVVTFHPHPQEFFSGQPRSLLTPLDEKVAQLKELGVEQLVMLPFDRELACLSPEDFVEQILVDKLQARLVSVGLDFCFGKGRKGTAGDLKEIASRYGVEVVIAPLKLLNETRISSSRIRQALLEGNVQYANYLLGRPYSLVGQVVQGRQLGRTIGFPTANLQLPPEKFLPCSGVYAVRVLVCDRTDGLLTCEVAQLPGVMNLGTRPTVNGIGLVAEVHALDWSGNWYGKILSVQLEHFLRPEQKFASLEQLTAQIQADCKTARTLLASIQQ; encoded by the coding sequence GTGCGGGTAACCTTATCGCTCACTCCTGTTCTCACTCCAACTGCGGTTGCGCTCGGAAATTTTGATGGGGTACATCAAGGGCATCGGCAGGTAATTCAGCCTATCTTGAAACCGCTAAGGCAAACTGGTGAGACGCTTTGTAAAACGGTTGTGACGTTTCATCCCCATCCGCAAGAATTTTTTTCAGGACAGCCCCGCAGTTTACTGACCCCCCTAGATGAAAAAGTGGCTCAATTAAAAGAACTGGGGGTTGAACAATTGGTCATGCTGCCATTTGATCGGGAGTTGGCATGTCTCAGTCCAGAAGACTTTGTGGAGCAAATTTTAGTTGACAAGCTCCAGGCTCGGTTGGTCAGCGTTGGGCTAGACTTTTGCTTCGGCAAGGGACGAAAAGGGACAGCAGGTGATCTGAAAGAGATTGCAAGTCGGTATGGTGTTGAAGTTGTGATCGCCCCGCTCAAATTGCTGAACGAGACGCGCATTAGCAGTTCTCGAATTCGACAGGCATTGCTGGAAGGCAATGTGCAATATGCCAATTATCTGCTGGGTCGTCCTTATAGCCTGGTTGGACAGGTAGTGCAGGGGCGGCAGCTTGGTAGAACGATTGGGTTTCCCACGGCAAATCTGCAGCTTCCACCCGAAAAATTCCTGCCCTGTTCCGGGGTATATGCTGTGCGGGTGCTGGTGTGCGATCGCACCGATGGTCTACTCACTTGTGAAGTTGCTCAACTACCTGGTGTGATGAATTTAGGCACACGCCCCACAGTGAATGGGATTGGCTTAGTTGCTGAAGTTCACGCCCTTGATTGGTCGGGCAATTGGTACGGAAAGATTCTCTCCGTCCAACTGGAGCATTTCCTTCGCCCAGAACAAAAATTCGCATCCCTGGAGCAGCTAACAGCCCAAATTCAGGCAGACTGTAAAACGGCACGCACCCTGCTGGCTTCCATTCAGCAGTGA